The Candidatus Binataceae bacterium genome includes a region encoding these proteins:
- a CDS encoding universal stress protein, producing MVFEARNILCPIEFHESFLNALTTAGQIAQRNQGTVFMMHVVAPADPLVVGAPARPQHDERVAERELEKIGHERLQGVEYKIVLRVGDAAEEVVNACRELSIDLVVMATHANPGWLHLLTNPVCDRIIHEAPCPVLTLCERAWPQK from the coding sequence ATGGTATTCGAGGCACGCAATATCCTTTGTCCGATCGAGTTTCACGAGTCTTTCCTCAACGCTCTGACCACCGCGGGCCAGATTGCGCAGCGCAACCAGGGCACGGTCTTTATGATGCACGTGGTGGCGCCAGCCGATCCGCTAGTGGTTGGGGCACCGGCCCGCCCCCAGCATGACGAACGGGTGGCTGAGCGCGAATTGGAAAAGATCGGCCATGAGCGTTTGCAAGGGGTCGAGTATAAAATCGTTCTGCGCGTGGGTGACGCGGCCGAAGAGGTGGTCAACGCTTGCCGCGAGCTGAGCATCGATCTGGTCGTGATGGCGACCCATGCCAACCCCGGGTGGCTGCACCTGCTTACCAATCCCGTGTGCGATCGGATCATTCACGAAGCGCCTTGCCCGGTCCTTACGTTGTGTGAGCGAGCCTGGCCGCAGAAATAG
- a CDS encoding DUF1932 domain-containing protein, with protein sequence MQSSDQVIAVIGNGEMGSAVAQVLVRAGARVLTSLRGRGEASRARAQAAGAHAIDDDWELVSQADVMLSVVPPGQARAVAERFVGPLRRKGAPTLYADCNAIAPASARAIGELVTGSGASFVDASIIGPPRFDRAHRGYARIFASGDGVGQLAALGARYGVDVVAMEGPPGAASAIKMCYAGLTKGLTALGAAVSVAAARYQVEGMLEAELERSAQGILHHLQSTIPAVPRKAYRFVAEMEEIAQTMEQAHTGATIYDGMAQLYEFVARASSDPKAAKLVELLQTFLRQS encoded by the coding sequence ATGCAATCCTCCGATCAGGTAATCGCAGTAATCGGCAATGGTGAAATGGGCAGCGCGGTGGCGCAGGTGCTGGTGCGCGCGGGCGCGCGAGTGCTGACCTCGCTGCGCGGCCGCGGCGAGGCCAGCCGGGCACGCGCGCAGGCGGCGGGCGCGCACGCTATAGACGACGACTGGGAATTGGTCAGCCAGGCCGATGTGATGCTCTCGGTGGTACCGCCAGGGCAGGCCAGGGCGGTAGCCGAGCGCTTTGTGGGGCCGCTCAGGCGCAAAGGCGCACCGACCCTGTATGCCGATTGCAATGCGATTGCACCCGCCAGCGCCCGTGCGATCGGCGAGCTGGTGACGGGCAGCGGGGCGAGCTTTGTCGATGCCTCGATTATCGGGCCGCCGCGGTTCGATCGCGCGCATCGAGGCTATGCCCGGATTTTTGCCAGCGGCGATGGCGTCGGCCAACTTGCCGCGCTGGGCGCGCGCTACGGCGTTGATGTTGTCGCGATGGAGGGTCCGCCAGGTGCGGCTTCGGCCATCAAGATGTGTTACGCCGGCCTGACTAAAGGATTGACCGCGTTGGGGGCGGCGGTGAGCGTAGCCGCGGCGCGCTATCAGGTGGAAGGGATGCTCGAGGCGGAACTGGAGCGCAGCGCCCAAGGCATCCTGCACCATCTACAAAGCACGATCCCGGCGGTGCCGCGCAAGGCTTACCGCTTCGTGGCCGAGATGGAAGAGATCGCCCAGACTATGGAACAGGCGCACACCGGGGCGACGATTTATGACGGCATGGCGCAGTTGTACGAGTTCGTCGCGCGCGCTTCAAGCGATCCGAAAGCCGCCAAGCTCGTCGAGCTGCTCCAGACATTTTTACGCCAATCTTGA
- a CDS encoding DNA-3-methyladenine glycosylase — protein sequence MTETSLSTTALGTLGNRLPRSFYARPVLVVARQCIGQILVRRSAEGETAGRIVEAEAYRGPRDLAAHSARGRTRRTEAMFGPPGHAYLFLLYGRSWAINLVTGQENQPHAVLIRALEPVRGLDLMARRRGRPAHSRELCNGPGKLTQALAIDGRDYGRDLCGDELYLQAGWHGKIACSARINVAYAGAWADKPWRFYEVGNRWVSVPPRT from the coding sequence ATGACGGAAACTTCGTTGTCCACCACTGCGCTGGGTACGCTTGGGAATCGCTTGCCGCGGTCGTTCTATGCGCGACCGGTACTGGTGGTGGCCCGTCAATGCATCGGCCAAATTCTGGTCCGGCGCAGCGCCGAAGGCGAAACCGCAGGGCGAATCGTGGAGGCCGAAGCCTACCGCGGCCCGCGCGATCTGGCGGCCCATAGCGCGCGTGGCCGCACGCGGCGCACCGAGGCGATGTTCGGGCCGCCGGGTCACGCCTACCTCTTTTTGCTTTATGGCCGCAGCTGGGCAATAAACTTGGTGACCGGCCAAGAGAATCAGCCGCACGCAGTGCTAATTCGCGCGTTGGAGCCCGTCCGCGGGCTCGATTTGATGGCGCGGCGGCGGGGTCGGCCGGCTCACTCGCGCGAGCTCTGCAATGGTCCGGGCAAGCTGACCCAAGCCTTGGCTATCGACGGCCGCGATTACGGGCGCGACTTATGTGGCGATGAATTGTACCTGCAAGCTGGATGGCACGGCAAAATCGCCTGCTCGGCCCGCATCAATGTGGCCTATGCCGGCGCGTGGGCCGACAAGCCCTGGCGCTTTTACGAGGTTGGCAACCGCTGGGTTTCGGTCCCGCCGCGTACTTGA